A genomic region of Desulfatibacillum aliphaticivorans DSM 15576 contains the following coding sequences:
- a CDS encoding chromate resistance protein ChrB domain-containing protein, with amino-acid sequence MGNKLTCLILIAIMHSIGFLCPPSFGMEAAVYVTWDGFEVDKLASMWLIKRHISPGAAIKVLPKGTPIEEGAPFDAPDAGMGRKFNQSSFDNLMAAHHLEDPKLKQIALLVRDIELNTWEAKRYKKSSEIELYFFDLVKSESDRGVIFEKADRYFDALYMTDAGILEENAP; translated from the coding sequence ATGGGAAATAAATTGACCTGCCTAATATTGATTGCAATAATGCATTCCATCGGATTTTTATGTCCGCCTTCGTTTGGAATGGAGGCGGCTGTATATGTGACGTGGGACGGATTTGAAGTGGATAAGTTGGCTTCTATGTGGCTGATTAAAAGGCATATTTCGCCTGGAGCCGCGATTAAAGTGTTGCCAAAAGGCACGCCCATTGAAGAGGGGGCGCCTTTTGACGCGCCCGACGCAGGCATGGGGCGCAAGTTCAATCAATCCTCCTTTGACAACCTAATGGCCGCGCATCATCTGGAAGACCCCAAGTTGAAACAAATCGCCTTGCTGGTGCGGGATATCGAATTAAACACGTGGGAAGCAAAGCGGTATAAAAAGAGTTCTGAAATTGAGCTTTATTTTTTCGATCTGGTTAAGTCGGAATCGGATCGAGGAGTGATATTTGAAAAAGCGGATCGTTATTTTGACGCTTTATACATGACTGACGCCGGTATCCTGGAGGAAAATGCTCCGTGA
- a CDS encoding ABC transporter ATP-binding protein produces the protein MIQVNQVSFSRNKKPILRDVSLQAEPGQCLALLGPSGAGKTSLLRIIAGLERPDSGEVILSGQVATKNAFVAPPEERKTSMIFQSLALWPHMTVAQHIAFVERGDGETGKDLLTKMKLDGKEKHYPDQLSGGEKQRLAIARALASKPSRLLLDEPFSNLDEIIKEDLLSLFLEHVRTLNIASIMVTHNVNEAIERADAMAIMVSGRTKRFWINKKDRVITRKEVLECFEEDRYGK, from the coding sequence ATGATCCAAGTGAACCAGGTTTCATTCAGCAGGAATAAGAAGCCTATTCTTAGAGATGTGAGTTTGCAGGCTGAGCCCGGACAATGCCTTGCTTTACTGGGCCCTTCAGGCGCCGGAAAAACCTCCTTGCTCAGGATAATTGCAGGCCTGGAAAGACCGGACTCAGGGGAAGTCATTTTATCCGGCCAGGTTGCGACGAAGAACGCCTTTGTTGCGCCGCCTGAAGAGCGAAAAACATCAATGATCTTTCAGTCTTTGGCCTTGTGGCCGCACATGACTGTGGCGCAGCACATTGCTTTTGTTGAAAGGGGAGACGGCGAAACCGGAAAGGACCTGCTGACCAAGATGAAGTTAGACGGCAAGGAGAAGCATTATCCGGACCAGTTATCGGGAGGGGAGAAACAGCGTCTGGCCATTGCAAGAGCTCTGGCGTCCAAGCCTAGTCGGCTTCTGTTGGATGAGCCTTTCAGCAATTTGGATGAAATTATCAAAGAAGATCTGCTTTCTTTGTTTTTAGAGCATGTGCGCACTCTAAATATTGCCAGTATTATGGTGACTCATAATGTCAATGAAGCCATAGAAAGGGCCGACGCCATGGCGATTATGGTTTCAGGCCGGACAAAAAGGTTTTGGATCAATAAAAAAGACAGGGTAATCACTCGAAAAGAGGTTTTGGAATGTTTCGAGGAGGATAGATATGGGAAATAA
- a CDS encoding ABC transporter permease — MVYSLGRRRYISALFPAVITFLALAAPILALLKGAGNLVNYENAWKGGAGAVWYSLWTSAASAGGMALFSFPVAYCLVRMRGGLRGLLDFLIQTPFGAPSIVLGIGFITLWNQPIFDAVYGTSLLLILAMIAAYSPFVIKVISAGIKRVDEDLESVGRMGAGPLKVATRILLPLTAPPLIAGFAVGFVLSLSNLGTSLLVVAPGRSTLPITIYNYLHYGADETVCALSLFLLALTAASLALLLLIYKFLSRRAWR; from the coding sequence ATGGTATACTCCCTTGGAAGGCGCCGTTATATCTCGGCCCTTTTTCCAGCGGTTATAACATTTCTTGCCCTGGCGGCCCCCATTCTGGCATTATTGAAGGGCGCCGGGAATTTGGTCAACTATGAGAATGCATGGAAGGGGGGCGCCGGGGCGGTTTGGTACAGCTTGTGGACCTCCGCCGCAAGCGCAGGCGGCATGGCGCTTTTTTCCTTTCCTGTGGCGTACTGTCTGGTTCGAATGAGGGGCGGACTGAGGGGCTTGTTGGATTTTTTAATCCAGACGCCCTTTGGCGCACCTTCCATCGTGTTGGGCATAGGGTTTATCACTTTGTGGAACCAACCTATTTTTGACGCCGTATACGGAACCTCGCTGTTGTTGATATTAGCCATGATAGCGGCGTACAGCCCCTTTGTGATCAAGGTGATTTCAGCTGGGATAAAGAGGGTGGATGAAGACCTGGAAAGCGTTGGCAGAATGGGCGCCGGTCCCCTGAAGGTTGCAACAAGGATACTTCTGCCGTTAACGGCGCCCCCGCTGATTGCGGGCTTTGCTGTCGGGTTCGTATTATCATTATCCAACCTTGGCACGAGCCTGCTGGTTGTCGCTCCGGGTCGATCCACCTTGCCTATTACGATTTACAACTATCTTCACTATGGAGCGGATGAGACGGTTTGCGCCCTCAGTTTGTTTTTACTGGCGTTAACGGCCGCGTCCCTGGCGCTGCTCCTTCTCATCTATAAATTCCTATCGAGGAGAGCCTGGAGATGA